A region of Triplophysa dalaica isolate WHDGS20190420 chromosome 20, ASM1584641v1, whole genome shotgun sequence DNA encodes the following proteins:
- the thap3 gene encoding THAP domain-containing protein 3 isoform X1, whose protein sequence is MPKSCSAFNCTSRYKSKNPEITFHRFPFSKPSVLKQWLDNIGRENFNPKKHMVVCSLHFTPECFSGFGNRKNLLWNAVPTLFTTFLPQDAKQTIHKSLKSGFRSADNLVGIGSEKKCSFVEDAQRLERHKDAQPVSYINEESCCQTTKDLSAADHTYTILDPCRTKARLFDVLDANMWLQRRLQAKCKVIKRMKLKLQKAHGELLTLRRKVKGKCSQRYSSLCSMALRPSSRKHLLDVELI, encoded by the exons ATGCCTAAAAGTTGTTCTGCATTTAATTGCACCAGTAGGTACAAAAGCAAAAATCCTGAGATAACGTTTCACAG ATTTCCTTTTAGTAAACCATCAGTTCTTAAACAATGGTTGGATAACATCGGTCGTGAAAACTTTAATCCAAAGAAACACATGGTCGTCTGTTCCCTACATTTCACGCCAGAATGTTTTAGTGGTTTCGGAAACCGCAAAAATCTGTTGTGGAACGCCGTACCAACTCTCTTCACTACTTTCTTACCTCAGGATGCAAAG CAGACAATTCATAAGAGTCTAAAATCAGGTTTTCGTTCTGCTGACAACTTGGTTGGCATTGGATCTGAGAAAAAGTGCTCTTTCGTTGAGGATGCTCAGCGATTGGAGAGGCACAAGGATGCTCAACCAGTCTCTTACATTAATGAAGAGTCTTGCTGTCAAACTACAAAG GATTTATCAGCCGCAGACCACACCTATACCATTTTGGATCCATGCAGAACCAAAGCCCGTCTCTTTGATGTTTTAGATGCCAACATGTGGCTACAGAGAAGATTACAGGCCAAATGCAAAGTGATTAAAAGAATGAAGCTTAAACTACAAAAAGCTCATGGAGAGCTTCTGACTTTACGCCGTAAAGTGAAGGGCAAATGTAGCCAAAGATACAGTTCTCTATGCAGTATGGCCTTAAGACCGAGCAGCAGAAAACATCTTTTAGATGTAGAACTGATTTAA
- the thap3 gene encoding THAP domain-containing protein 3 isoform X2, whose amino-acid sequence MPKSCSAFNCTSRYKSKNPEITFHRFPFSKPSVLKQWLDNIGRENFNPKKHMVVCSLHFTPECFSGFGNRKNLLWNAVPTLFTTFLPQDAKTIHKSLKSGFRSADNLVGIGSEKKCSFVEDAQRLERHKDAQPVSYINEESCCQTTKDLSAADHTYTILDPCRTKARLFDVLDANMWLQRRLQAKCKVIKRMKLKLQKAHGELLTLRRKVKGKCSQRYSSLCSMALRPSSRKHLLDVELI is encoded by the exons ATGCCTAAAAGTTGTTCTGCATTTAATTGCACCAGTAGGTACAAAAGCAAAAATCCTGAGATAACGTTTCACAG ATTTCCTTTTAGTAAACCATCAGTTCTTAAACAATGGTTGGATAACATCGGTCGTGAAAACTTTAATCCAAAGAAACACATGGTCGTCTGTTCCCTACATTTCACGCCAGAATGTTTTAGTGGTTTCGGAAACCGCAAAAATCTGTTGTGGAACGCCGTACCAACTCTCTTCACTACTTTCTTACCTCAGGATGCAAAG ACAATTCATAAGAGTCTAAAATCAGGTTTTCGTTCTGCTGACAACTTGGTTGGCATTGGATCTGAGAAAAAGTGCTCTTTCGTTGAGGATGCTCAGCGATTGGAGAGGCACAAGGATGCTCAACCAGTCTCTTACATTAATGAAGAGTCTTGCTGTCAAACTACAAAG GATTTATCAGCCGCAGACCACACCTATACCATTTTGGATCCATGCAGAACCAAAGCCCGTCTCTTTGATGTTTTAGATGCCAACATGTGGCTACAGAGAAGATTACAGGCCAAATGCAAAGTGATTAAAAGAATGAAGCTTAAACTACAAAAAGCTCATGGAGAGCTTCTGACTTTACGCCGTAAAGTGAAGGGCAAATGTAGCCAAAGATACAGTTCTCTATGCAGTATGGCCTTAAGACCGAGCAGCAGAAAACATCTTTTAGATGTAGAACTGATTTAA
- the dnajc11a gene encoding dnaJ homolog subfamily C member 11a: MAAALEEDEIDNDDYYSLLNVRREATQEELKASYRRLCMLYHPDKHRDPELKKQAEQLFNFVHKAYEVLSDPQSRAIYDIYGKRGLEVEGWEVVERRRTPAEIREEYERLQREREERRLQQRTNPKGTISVGVDASDLFDHYEEDYEEISAGGGSGLPHIEINRMHISQSIEAPLTASDTAILSGSLSTHNGNGGGSINLALRRVTSAKGWGEVEFGAGDTHGPLIGLKIFRNLTSRCFATAQCGMQFSSRGVRPGLTTMIARHLDKNTMGYLQWRWGTQSSMNTSIVRDTKSSHFTFAAQLGIPHTFIMMSYQYKFQDDDQTKIKGSVKSGFFGTVVEYGAETKISRHSILGATVSIGVPQGVSLKIKLNRASQTYFFPIHLTDQLLPSAVFYATVGPLVFYLAIQRLVIRPYVRANQEEELEKQRESSASDIAKKKQEAETSVLLMQESVRRIIEAEESRMGLIILNAWYGKFVTDNSRKHDRARVIDVTVPLQCLVKDSKLVLTEASKAGLPGFYDPCVGEEKSLKVLYQFRGVMHQVLCGDTEALRIPKQSHRIDNDN, translated from the exons ATGGCGGCGGCCTTGGAAGAAGATGAAATCGACAATGATGACTATTATTCTCTCTTAAACGTCCGTAGGGAG GCTACGCAGGAAGAGCTCAAGGCATCATATCGCCGTCTTTGCATGCTGTACCATCCAGACAAGCACAGAGATCCAGAGCTTAAGAAGCAGGCAGAACAACTTTTTAACTTTGTGCACAAAGCATATGAAG TGCTAAGCGACCCCCAATCCAGAGCAATCTATGACATATATGGAAAGAGAGGACTGGAAGTTGAGGGATGGGAG GTGGTGGAGAGGAGAAGAACTCCAGCAGAAATTCGTGAGGAATATGAACGACTTCAAAGAGAACGAGAGGAGAGGAGACTACAGCAAAGGACCAACCCTAAG GGGACAATAAGCGTTGGTGTCGATGCATCTGACCTCTTTGATCATTACGAGGAGGATTATGAAGAGATCTCTGCTGGCGGTGGCAGCGGATTACCTCACATTGAGATCAACAGGATGCACATATCCCAGTCCATAGAG GCCCCTCTGACAGCCTCAGATACAGCCATTCTCTCTGGCTCTCTTTCCACACACAATGGCAACGGTGGCGGAAGCATTAACCTGGCCCTGCGACGGGTGACCTCTGCTAAAGGCTGGGGAGAG gTTGAGTTTGGGGCAGGAGACACGCATGGCCCTCTTATTGGGCTGAAGATATTCCGTAATTTGACTTCACGCTG ctTTGCGACGGCTCAGTGTGGCATGCAGTTTTCATCCCGCGGTGTACGGCCGGGTCTCACTACTATGATTGCACGCCATCTGGACAAAAACACTATGGGCTATTTACAGTGGCGCTGGGGAACTCAGTCTTCCATGAACACCAGCATCGTCCGGGACACCAAAAGCAGTCATTTCACCTTTGCTGCCCAG TTGGGAATTCCACATACGTTCATTATGATGAGCTACCAGTACAAATTTCAGGATGATGATCAGACCAAGATCAAGGGCTCAGTCAA GTCAGGGTTTTTCGGTACCGTGGTGGAATACGGCGCTGAGACTAAGATCAGTCGTCACAGCATACTGGGAGCTACCGTCAGTATTGGAGTACCTCAGGGCGTGTCTCTAAAGATCAA GTTGAACAGAGCCAGCCAGACGTACTTCTTTCCCATTCACTTAACGGACCAGCTTCTACCCAGCGCTGTTTTTTATGCCACGGTCGGACCCCTTGTGTTCTACTTGGCCATCCAGAGGCTGGTCATCAGGCCTTATGTTCGTGCAAATCAGGAGGA GGAGCTTGAGAAACAAAGGGAAAGCTCAGCCTCAGACATCGCCAAGAAAAAGCAAGAGGCAGAGACTTCC GTTCTGCTGATGCAAGAGTCTGTGCGTAGAATTATCGAAGCGGAGGAGTCCAGAATGG GTCTGATCATCCTCAATGCCTGGTATGGCAAGTTTGTGACAGACAACAGTCGTAAACACGATAGGGCGAGGGTCATTGATGTAACGGTGCCTCTACAGTGCCTAGTGAAGGATTCTAAACTCGTTCTCACAGAAGCTTCTAAG GCTGGTTTACCGGGCTTTTACGACCCCTGTGTGGGCGAGGAAAAGAGCCTGAAGGTACTGTATCAGTTCAGAGGAGTGATGCATCAAGTTCTATGTGGTGACACAGAAGCACTCAGGATACCAAAACAAT CCCACAGGATTGATAATGACAATTAG